A single Pan troglodytes isolate AG18354 chromosome X, NHGRI_mPanTro3-v2.0_pri, whole genome shotgun sequence DNA region contains:
- the UBQLN2 gene encoding ubiquilin-2 has product MAENGESSGPPRPSRGPAAAQGSAAAPAEPKIIKVTVKTPKEKEEFAVPENSSVQQFKEAISKRFKSQTDQLVLIFAGKILKDQDTLIQHGIHDGLTVHLVIKSQNRPQGQSTQPSNAAGTNTTSASTPRSNSTPISTNSNPFGLGSLGGLAGLSSLGLSSTNFSELQSQMQQQLMASPEMMIQIMENPFVQSMLSNPDLMRQLIMANPQMQQLIQRNPEISHLLNNPDIMRQTLEIARNPAMMQEMMRNQDLALSNLESIPGGYNALRRMYTDIQEPMLNAAQEQFGGNPFASVGSSSSSGEGTQPSRTENRDPLPNPWAPPPATQSSATTSTTTSTGSGSGNSSSNATGNTVAAANYVASIFSTPGMQSLLQQITENPQLIQNMLSAPYMRSMMQSLSQNPDLAAQMMLNSPLFTANPQLQEQMRPQLPAFLQQMQNPDTLSAMSNPRAMQALMQIQQGLQTLATEAPGLIPSFTPGVGVGVLGTAIGPVGPVTPIGPIGPIVPFTPIGPIGPIGPTGPAGPPGSTGSGGPTGPTVSSAAPSETTSPTSESGPNQQFIQQMVQALAGANAPQLPNPEVRFQQQLEQLNAMGFLNREANLQALIATGGDINAAIERLLGSQPS; this is encoded by the coding sequence ATGGCTGAGAATGGCGAGAGCAGCGGCCCCCCGCGCCCCTCCCGCGGCCCTGCTGCGGCCCAAGGCTCGGCTGCTGCCCCGGCTGAGCCTAAAATCATCAAAGTCACGGTGAAGACTCCCAAAGAGAAAGAGGAGTTCGCGGTGCCCGAGAACAGCTCGGTTCAGCAGTTTAAGGAAGCGATTTCGAAACGCTTCAAATCCCAAACCGATCAGCTAGTGCTGATTTTTGCcggaaaaatcttaaaagatcaAGATACCTTGATCCAGCATGGCATCCATGATGGGCTGACTGTTCACCTTGTCATCAAAAGCCAGAACCGACCTCAGGGCCAGTCCACGCAGCCTAGCAATGCCGCGGGAACTAACACTACCTCGGCGTCGACTCCCAGGAGTAACTCCACACCTATTTCCACAAATAGCAACCCGTTTGGGTTGGGGAGCCTGGGAGGACTTGCAGGCCTTAGCAGCCTGGGCTTGAGCTCGACCAACTTCTCTGAGCTCCAGAGCCAGATGCAGCAGCAGCTTATGGCCAGCCCTGAGATGATGATCCAAATAATGGAAAATCCCTTTGTTCAGAGCATGCTTTCGAATCCCGATCTGATGAGGCAGCTCATTATGGCTAATCCACAGATGCAGCAATTGATTCAGAGAAACCCAGAAATCAGTCACCTGCTCAACAACCCAGACATAATGAGGCAGACACTCGAAATTGCCAGGAATCCAGCCATGATGCAAGAGATGATGAGAAATCAAGACCTGGCTCTTAGCAATCTAGAAAGCATCCCAGGTGGCTATAATGCTTTACGGCGCATGTACACTGACATTCAAGAGCCGATGCTGAATGCCGCACAAGAGCAGTTTGGGGGTAATCCATTTGCCTCCGTGGGGAGTAGTTCCTCCTCTGGGGAAGGTACGCAGCCTTCCCGCACAGAAAATCGCGATCCGCTACCCAATCCATGGGCACCACCGCCAGCTACCCAGAGTTCTGCAACTACCAGCACGACCACAAGCACTGGTAGTGGGTCTGGCAATAGTTCCAGCAATGCTACTGGGAACACCGTTGCTGCCGCTAATTATGTCGCCAGCATCTTTAGTACCCCAGGCATGCAGAGCCTGCTGCAACAGATAACTGAAAACCCCCAGCTGATTCAGAATATGCTGTCGGCGCCCTACATGAGAAGCATGATGCAGTCGCTGAGCCAGAATCCAGATTTGGCTGCACAGATGATGCTGAATAGCCCGCTGTTTACTGCAAATCCTCAGCTGCAGGAGCAGATGCGGCCACAGCTCCCAGCCTTCCTGCAGCAGATGCAGAATCCAGACACACTATCAGCCATGTCAAACCCAAGAGCAATGCAGGCTTTAATGCAGATCCAGCAGGGGCTACAGACATTAGCCACTGAAGCACCTGGCCTGATTCCGAGCTTCACtccaggtgtgggggtgggggtgctgggaACCGCTATAGGCCCTGTAGGCCCAGTCACCCCTATAGGCCCCATAGGCCCTATAGTCCCTTTTACCCCCATAGGCCCCATTGGGCCCATAGGACCCACTGGCCCTGCAGGCCCCCCTGGCTCCACCGGCTCTGGTGGCCCCACGGGGCCTACTGTGTCCAGCGCTGCACCTAGTGAAACCACGAGTCCTACATCAGAATCTGGACCCAACCAGCAGTTCATTCAGCAAATGGTGCAGGCCCTGGCTGGAGCAAATGCTCCACAGCTGCCGAATCCAGAAGTCAGATTTCAGCAACAACTGGAACAGCTCAACGCAATGGGGTTCTTAAACCGTGAAGCAAACTTGCAGGCCCTAATAGCAACAGGAGGCGACATCAATGCAGCCATTGAAAGGCTGCTGGGCTCCCAGCCATCGTAA